A stretch of the Amycolatopsis sp. BJA-103 genome encodes the following:
- a CDS encoding glycosyltransferase, whose amino-acid sequence MKIAMVSAQASPLAVLGDGPVGRRHVHIAELSAALTREGHDVTVYTRRESRRTPATVETPDGYRVVQVLAGPPKRLQEDDLLPALGDFTRVLRSRWTKDRPDVVHAHFWSSGLASLLAAKDLGIPVVQTFHTLGAGDADRTRVERMIAKQAGQVVATSSDEVLSLTRLGMPRVRASVVSGGVDPAKFTVEGESARRTARHRIVSVGIPGADVVITALAALPETELVLAGSLTAEDARRLRGTAERAGVAGRMRTAGWVPRADLPALLRSADIVVCAPRSDPSGLVPLEAMACGVSVVAASVGVLTETVIDGVTGSLVSPGNPKELVGALRRLLSDASSRETFGVAARDRVQARYSWDRVAVECARAYASAVQEAPTRV is encoded by the coding sequence ATGAAGATCGCGATGGTCTCCGCGCAGGCCAGTCCGCTCGCCGTCCTCGGCGACGGCCCGGTCGGACGACGGCACGTCCACATCGCCGAGCTGTCCGCCGCCCTGACCCGCGAAGGCCATGACGTCACCGTGTACACCCGCCGCGAGAGCCGCCGGACCCCGGCGACGGTCGAGACCCCGGACGGATACCGCGTGGTCCAGGTGCTCGCGGGCCCCCCGAAGCGGCTCCAGGAGGACGATCTCCTTCCGGCGCTGGGAGATTTCACCCGCGTCCTGCGCTCCCGCTGGACCAAGGACCGGCCGGACGTGGTGCACGCGCACTTCTGGTCGTCCGGGCTCGCCTCGCTTCTGGCGGCCAAGGACCTCGGCATCCCGGTGGTCCAGACCTTCCACACCCTCGGGGCCGGAGATGCGGACCGGACCCGGGTCGAGCGCATGATCGCCAAACAGGCGGGCCAGGTGGTGGCGACCTCGTCCGACGAAGTCCTCTCCCTCACCCGGCTGGGAATGCCCCGGGTGCGGGCCTCGGTCGTCTCCGGTGGCGTCGATCCGGCGAAGTTCACCGTGGAGGGCGAAAGCGCACGCCGTACCGCGCGGCACCGGATCGTGAGCGTCGGCATCCCGGGAGCCGACGTCGTGATCACCGCTCTGGCGGCGTTGCCGGAGACGGAACTCGTCCTCGCCGGAAGTCTCACGGCCGAGGACGCGCGCCGCCTGCGCGGGACCGCCGAGCGGGCCGGGGTGGCGGGCCGGATGCGGACGGCGGGCTGGGTTCCGCGGGCGGATCTGCCCGCTCTCCTGCGTTCCGCCGACATCGTGGTCTGCGCGCCCCGCTCCGATCCGTCCGGTCTCGTACCGCTCGAAGCGATGGCGTGCGGGGTGAGCGTGGTGGCGGCATCGGTCGGCGTGCTCACCGAAACCGTGATCGACGGCGTCACCGGTTCGCTGGTGTCGCCGGGCAATCCCAAGGAACTCGTCGGTGCACTGCGGCGGCTGCTTTCGGACGCGTCGTCGCGGGAGACCTTCGGCGTCGCCGCACGCGACCGGGTCCAGGCACGGTATTCCTGGGACCGCGTGGCGGTGGAGTGCGCGCGAGCCTATGCGTCGGCAGTGCAGGAGGCGCCGACGCGCGTGTGA
- a CDS encoding CDGSH iron-sulfur domain-containing protein → MTRKRVRIESGGPILVEGPVEIATPDGETVTSDRFLVALCACRRSKSFPFCDTSHRRRSRQGEQRPQQ, encoded by the coding sequence ATGACTAGGAAACGGGTCCGGATCGAATCCGGCGGCCCGATACTGGTGGAGGGCCCGGTCGAGATCGCCACGCCCGACGGCGAGACGGTGACCTCCGACCGGTTCCTCGTCGCGCTGTGCGCCTGCCGTCGCAGCAAGAGCTTTCCCTTCTGCGACACCAGCCACCGCCGCCGCTCACGGCAAGGGGAGCAACGGCCTCAGCAGTGA
- a CDS encoding iron-containing redox enzyme family protein yields the protein MTTIDREVAARLPEIRGPLSAAVVNTLAGGRRDDFDHDAVIGADPFGEDLQLALHVCYELHYQGFDGVDDGWEWDPRLLGFRSGLEHAFLDGIRAAVPGGDDVQGLLDEMLVEPVDGEGVSHFLRDKGEWWHVEEYFAHRSIYHLKEADPHAWVIPRLRGRAKAALVAVEFDEFGGGRAEQAHSRLFADLLTAADLSDGYLAYLDHVPACTLATVNMMSLFGLHRRLRGALVGHFASTEISTGPSARRMDEALGRLGAAGECRYFYTEHIEADAVHEQVLRHDVIGDLLAREPELAADIALGIQATELLENRLTEHLMGAWSAGETSLLRPLLPLP from the coding sequence ATGACGACGATCGACCGAGAGGTGGCCGCGAGGCTGCCCGAGATCCGCGGCCCGCTCTCCGCCGCCGTGGTGAACACCCTGGCAGGCGGTCGCCGGGACGACTTCGACCACGACGCGGTGATCGGAGCCGATCCCTTCGGCGAAGATCTGCAGCTCGCGCTGCACGTCTGCTACGAGCTCCATTACCAGGGTTTCGACGGCGTCGACGACGGCTGGGAATGGGACCCGCGCCTGCTCGGCTTCCGGTCCGGTCTGGAGCACGCGTTCCTGGACGGCATCCGCGCCGCGGTACCCGGTGGGGACGACGTCCAAGGACTGCTCGACGAGATGCTGGTCGAGCCCGTCGACGGGGAAGGTGTTTCGCACTTCCTGCGCGACAAGGGCGAATGGTGGCATGTCGAGGAGTACTTCGCGCATCGGTCGATCTACCACCTCAAAGAGGCCGATCCCCATGCCTGGGTGATCCCGCGGCTGCGGGGCCGGGCCAAGGCCGCGCTGGTCGCCGTGGAGTTCGACGAGTTCGGTGGCGGGCGGGCCGAACAGGCGCATTCCCGCCTTTTCGCGGATCTGCTGACCGCGGCGGACCTGTCCGACGGCTACCTCGCCTACCTCGACCACGTCCCGGCCTGCACGCTCGCGACGGTGAACATGATGTCGCTGTTCGGCTTGCACCGGCGCCTGCGCGGGGCGCTCGTCGGGCATTTCGCCAGTACCGAGATCAGCACCGGGCCTTCCGCCCGGCGGATGGACGAGGCGCTGGGGCGGCTCGGTGCGGCCGGGGAATGCCGGTACTTCTACACCGAGCACATCGAAGCCGACGCGGTGCACGAACAAGTGCTACGGCACGACGTCATCGGAGATCTGCTGGCGCGGGAACCGGAACTGGCGGCGGACATCGCGCTGGGCATCCAGGCCACCGAACTGCTGGAGAACCGGCTGACCGAGCACCTGATGGGCGCCTGGTCGGCCGGTGAGACGTCACTGCTGAGGCCGTTGCTCCCCTTGCCGTGA
- a CDS encoding carboxylate-amine ligase, producing the protein MTGIGVEEEFLLVDPRTGVSCPRAEAVLARHRVCCPLPDGASVHRELRLTQIEAVTGVCTTADELYEHLTAGRRTLAEAAAGEDCAVIASGTPLHPSPERDLGLDDRYGKIDTLYAGVVEAYEACGCHVHVGVPDRETAVAVVNHVAEWLPTLLALSANSPFSGGRDTGYESWRTVEQSRFPGSGIAPYFTDAAAYEEQVGKLVDCGILVDGNQTFWLARPSSRWPTVEIRAADTASTVDEAVLQALLTRALVRTALTDLDHGVEAVPLDPQIAAAAVWSAARHGLSGPAIDPVTEKPVPAGDRVAALLAHAGPALEDTGDLTLVRTLLDRLEREGTGADRQRRAAADGDVAVLRMLTGETVPLA; encoded by the coding sequence ATGACCGGCATCGGCGTCGAGGAGGAGTTCCTGCTGGTCGACCCGAGAACCGGGGTGAGCTGCCCGCGCGCCGAGGCGGTCCTCGCCCGGCATCGGGTCTGCTGTCCGCTGCCGGACGGCGCGTCGGTACACCGGGAACTCCGGCTGACGCAGATCGAGGCCGTCACCGGCGTCTGCACCACCGCCGACGAGCTGTACGAGCACCTGACCGCGGGCCGCCGGACGCTGGCCGAAGCGGCGGCCGGCGAGGACTGCGCCGTCATCGCTTCCGGCACTCCGCTGCACCCCTCGCCCGAACGGGACCTCGGCCTCGACGACCGATACGGCAAGATCGACACCCTGTACGCCGGTGTGGTCGAGGCCTACGAGGCCTGCGGCTGCCACGTGCACGTCGGCGTGCCCGACCGGGAGACCGCGGTCGCCGTCGTGAACCATGTGGCCGAATGGCTGCCCACATTGCTCGCGTTGTCGGCGAATTCACCGTTCAGTGGCGGCCGTGACACCGGGTACGAGAGCTGGCGGACGGTGGAGCAGAGCCGGTTTCCCGGCTCGGGGATCGCGCCGTACTTCACGGACGCCGCCGCGTACGAGGAACAGGTCGGGAAGCTGGTGGACTGCGGGATCCTGGTGGACGGGAACCAGACCTTCTGGCTCGCCAGACCGTCGTCGCGCTGGCCGACGGTCGAGATCCGGGCGGCCGACACCGCCTCCACTGTGGACGAAGCCGTCCTGCAGGCCTTGCTGACCCGAGCACTGGTGCGCACCGCGCTCACCGATCTCGACCACGGGGTGGAGGCCGTACCGCTGGATCCGCAGATCGCCGCCGCCGCGGTGTGGTCGGCCGCCCGGCACGGTCTTTCCGGCCCCGCGATCGACCCGGTGACGGAGAAGCCGGTGCCGGCGGGCGACCGGGTCGCCGCGTTGCTCGCGCACGCCGGACCGGCGCTGGAGGACACCGGCGACCTGACACTGGTGCGCACGCTGCTCGACCGGCTGGAACGTGAGGGCACCGGTGCCGACCGGCAGCGCCGGGCCGCCGCGGACGGGGACGTCGCGGTGTTGCGGATGCTGACCGGGGAAACGGTTCCGCTCGCGTAG
- a CDS encoding FAD-dependent oxidoreductase produces the protein MTELPGTRSLWLDTAPAPDRTGTPLPSEVDVAVLGAGIAGLTTAYRLAKAGRSVLVLEADRVAAGVSGHTTAKISAQHGLKYAMLTKSKGAEAAAMYAYTQTSALGWIESTSAELGIDCGFTRAESFVYTTKPETVESLEREAEAAAEAGLPATYVTSVDLDVQALGAVKFASQAHFHPRRWLLGLAGAIERAGGTIVEGVRAEGVDELGGTKVRTSSGDVRADEVVVATHYPVFDRGLYFTRLDPVRDLVVAGPVEGNPPEGMYLDADTHHSVRSYLNDGVPYAVAGGEHYRVGDSVDVESRYERLAGWASEHAAVHRVTHRWSAHDLSTVDSVPYVGRYHPASRHLWVATGFGQWGMTGGTAAGLLLADLLTGRDNPSADLYDPNRYDLRSAISTVENTITVAKFLVGDHLGALRKPASLDELAPGEAKVTRDGGELVAAYRDPDGDLHTVGAHCTHLGCLVAFNNAERTWDCPCHGSRFGLDGSVIQGPAVRALPEKRGRR, from the coding sequence ATGACGGAGTTGCCCGGAACGCGTTCACTGTGGCTCGACACCGCTCCCGCTCCCGATCGGACCGGTACGCCGCTGCCCTCGGAGGTCGATGTCGCCGTCCTCGGCGCCGGCATCGCCGGTCTCACCACGGCGTATCGCCTGGCGAAGGCGGGCCGTTCGGTGCTGGTCCTGGAGGCGGATCGCGTCGCGGCGGGCGTTTCCGGGCACACCACGGCGAAGATCAGTGCCCAGCACGGGCTGAAGTACGCCATGCTGACCAAGAGCAAGGGCGCCGAAGCCGCCGCGATGTACGCCTACACGCAGACATCCGCTTTGGGCTGGATCGAGTCCACCTCAGCCGAACTCGGCATCGACTGCGGCTTCACCCGAGCCGAAAGCTTCGTCTACACGACCAAGCCCGAAACCGTGGAAAGCCTTGAGCGAGAGGCGGAAGCGGCCGCCGAAGCGGGCCTTCCCGCGACCTACGTCACCTCCGTCGACCTGGACGTCCAGGCGCTCGGCGCGGTGAAGTTCGCTTCACAGGCGCATTTCCATCCACGCCGCTGGCTGCTCGGGCTGGCCGGCGCGATCGAACGGGCGGGCGGCACGATCGTCGAAGGTGTCCGCGCGGAAGGGGTCGACGAACTCGGTGGGACCAAGGTGCGCACCAGTTCCGGCGACGTGCGGGCCGACGAGGTCGTGGTGGCGACCCACTACCCGGTCTTCGACCGCGGCCTGTACTTCACCCGGCTCGACCCGGTTCGCGATCTGGTGGTCGCCGGGCCGGTCGAGGGGAACCCGCCGGAAGGGATGTACCTCGACGCCGACACGCACCACTCCGTGCGGAGCTACCTCAACGACGGCGTCCCCTACGCGGTCGCGGGCGGCGAGCACTATCGTGTCGGCGACTCCGTCGACGTCGAGAGCCGCTATGAGCGGCTGGCGGGCTGGGCGAGCGAACACGCCGCCGTGCACCGCGTCACCCACCGGTGGTCCGCCCACGACCTGTCCACTGTGGACTCGGTGCCGTACGTCGGGCGCTATCACCCGGCGAGTCGCCACCTCTGGGTCGCCACCGGCTTCGGGCAGTGGGGCATGACGGGCGGGACCGCGGCGGGGCTGTTGCTGGCGGACCTGCTGACCGGGCGCGACAACCCTTCGGCGGACCTGTACGACCCGAACCGCTACGACCTCCGTTCCGCGATCTCGACCGTGGAGAACACCATCACGGTGGCGAAGTTCCTGGTGGGCGACCACCTCGGCGCGTTGCGCAAGCCCGCGTCCCTCGACGAACTCGCACCCGGCGAGGCCAAGGTGACCAGGGACGGCGGTGAACTCGTCGCCGCCTACCGCGATCCGGACGGTGACCTGCACACCGTCGGCGCCCACTGCACCCACCTCGGCTGCCTGGTCGCGTTCAACAACGCGGAGCGGACCTGGGACTGCCCCTGCCACGGTTCACGGTTCGGCCTGGACGGGTCGGTGATCCAGGGCCCGGCCGTGCGGGCACTGCCGGAGAAGCGAGGGCGGCGATGA
- a CDS encoding ATP-grasp domain-containing protein, whose amino-acid sequence MTTSSRSPEEKNIFVLGLDDANEDVLRRIPGVARYRFHPLLSPEELQHGEIPIVESMDKAVSHLDAFTGPIDAIVGYGDFPSSTMVAMLCEKYGLPGVSLEAVLKCEHKYWSRLEQAKVIDEVPSFGIVDLDHEDPRPPDGVGYPLWLKPVKSFSSELAFHVADEDGFDKAVAEIRASVDRVGRSFDRVLGTIELPVEVAGTGGAACLAEGELSGVRAATEGYVHKGHITVYGALDSVDYPDSTCLLRHQYPSQLPEDAIERMKEISVRVMEQIGFDNATFGIEFFCHPESGQVCLLEITPRHSHSHAELFEYVDGVANHQIMVQLGLGQEPGARRNRGDYRIAGKWYHRRFRDGLVTRVPTRGEIAELEAEIRGVRIEVVPEKGVRLSELPAQDSHSYELAHIFVAAQTQREMESKYRKCTEALRFDFEEG is encoded by the coding sequence ATGACCACATCCTCCAGGTCCCCAGAGGAAAAGAACATTTTTGTCCTCGGTCTCGACGACGCCAACGAGGATGTGCTGAGACGGATCCCCGGTGTCGCGCGGTATCGCTTCCATCCCTTGCTGTCGCCCGAAGAACTCCAGCACGGCGAGATCCCGATCGTCGAGTCGATGGACAAGGCCGTGTCGCATTTGGACGCCTTCACTGGGCCGATCGACGCAATAGTCGGCTATGGGGATTTCCCGTCTTCGACGATGGTGGCGATGCTGTGCGAGAAATACGGCCTTCCGGGAGTCTCGCTCGAGGCGGTGCTGAAATGCGAGCACAAGTACTGGAGCAGGCTCGAACAGGCGAAGGTGATCGACGAGGTGCCGTCGTTCGGCATCGTCGATCTCGATCACGAGGACCCCCGGCCGCCCGACGGTGTCGGCTACCCCCTGTGGCTCAAGCCGGTGAAGTCGTTCTCGTCGGAGCTCGCCTTCCATGTGGCCGACGAGGACGGGTTCGACAAGGCCGTCGCCGAGATCCGGGCGAGTGTCGACAGGGTGGGCAGGTCCTTCGACCGCGTTCTCGGCACGATCGAGCTTCCCGTCGAAGTGGCCGGCACCGGGGGAGCGGCGTGCCTCGCGGAGGGAGAGCTCAGCGGGGTGCGGGCCGCGACCGAAGGATATGTCCACAAAGGACATATCACGGTGTACGGCGCCCTCGATTCGGTCGACTACCCCGATTCCACCTGCTTGCTGAGGCATCAGTACCCGTCGCAGTTGCCCGAGGACGCCATCGAGCGGATGAAGGAGATCTCCGTCCGTGTGATGGAGCAGATCGGCTTCGACAACGCCACGTTCGGCATCGAATTCTTCTGCCACCCGGAATCCGGGCAAGTCTGCCTGCTGGAGATCACTCCGCGGCATTCACATTCCCACGCCGAGCTGTTCGAGTACGTCGACGGCGTGGCGAATCACCAGATCATGGTCCAGCTGGGGCTCGGGCAGGAACCCGGCGCGCGGCGGAACCGGGGTGACTACCGGATCGCGGGCAAGTGGTACCACCGTCGTTTCCGTGACGGACTGGTCACCCGCGTGCCCACCCGGGGCGAGATCGCGGAGCTGGAGGCGGAGATCCGCGGCGTGCGGATCGAAGTGGTGCCGGAGAAGGGGGTCCGGCTCTCGGAACTGCCCGCGCAGGACAGCCACAGCTACGAACTCGCGCACATCTTCGTCGCGGCGCAGACCCAGCGGGAGATGGAAAGCAAGTACCGCAAGTGCACCGAAGCGCTGCGGTTCGACTTCGAGGAGGGATAG
- a CDS encoding carboxylate-amine ligase, which yields MTGDELTFGIEEEFFVVDREGHLSLSGNVVVDSAEEGQGELQHELTLSQVESATGICRTRDEGLHQLKALRTELAEAAAQRGSRLLACGSPPMAEAELPSITPHPRYEQMARHFGATARATSTCGCHVHIAIPDRETGVRLIRRIRPWLPALLTLTANSAISDGIDTGYSSWRYQQWSRWPSAGPPPEFTSLDHYESIVDAWLRAGAILDRAMVYWDVRLSEGQPTVEFRFSDVVSTPDEAVLLGILIRGLVTTVLDEGEPASRLSNEVLRAHLWRASREGLSGQCPHPVTGDLAPAPKVVDDVVAFAASALESTGDLDFVRDGCARLFESGNGADRQRRRFEERKRPEDVVDLFVV from the coding sequence GTGACCGGTGACGAACTCACTTTCGGTATCGAAGAAGAGTTCTTCGTCGTAGACCGCGAAGGACATCTCTCCCTCAGCGGCAACGTCGTCGTCGACTCCGCGGAAGAAGGCCAAGGAGAACTGCAGCACGAACTCACTCTCTCCCAGGTCGAATCCGCGACCGGTATCTGCCGGACGCGCGACGAGGGGTTACACCAGCTGAAAGCCCTCCGCACCGAGCTCGCCGAGGCGGCGGCTCAGCGGGGCTCTCGCCTCCTCGCCTGCGGAAGCCCGCCGATGGCCGAAGCCGAGCTGCCATCGATCACCCCGCACCCCCGCTACGAGCAGATGGCCAGGCACTTCGGCGCCACCGCACGCGCCACGTCGACCTGCGGCTGCCACGTCCACATCGCGATCCCGGACCGGGAAACAGGTGTCCGGTTGATCAGGCGGATCCGGCCCTGGCTGCCCGCGCTGCTCACGCTCACCGCGAACTCCGCGATCTCGGACGGCATCGACACCGGCTACAGCAGTTGGCGGTATCAGCAATGGTCCAGATGGCCGTCCGCGGGACCACCACCGGAGTTCACCTCACTCGACCACTACGAGAGCATCGTGGACGCCTGGCTGCGCGCGGGCGCGATCCTCGATCGCGCGATGGTTTATTGGGATGTAAGGCTTTCCGAGGGGCAACCGACGGTCGAGTTCCGGTTCTCCGACGTGGTGTCGACGCCGGACGAGGCGGTCCTGCTCGGCATCCTGATCCGGGGACTGGTCACCACCGTCCTCGACGAGGGCGAGCCTGCCTCCCGGCTGTCCAACGAGGTGCTGCGCGCGCATCTTTGGCGTGCCTCCCGCGAAGGGCTTTCCGGTCAGTGCCCGCATCCGGTCACGGGGGACCTCGCCCCGGCACCGAAGGTCGTCGACGACGTCGTGGCCTTCGCGGCGTCCGCGCTGGAATCGACCGGCGACCTGGACTTCGTCCGCGACGGTTGCGCGCGGCTGTTCGAAAGCGGGAACGGCGCGGACCGGCAACGGAGGCGGTTCGAAGAGCGGAAAAGGCCGGAGGACGTGGTGGACCTGTTCGTCGTCTGA
- a CDS encoding universal stress protein codes for MSHAQQGNGPVVTGFDGSPEARRAVAWAVAEAKTRGRGLVLAYCIKDRLPPPGSDPVAAPLTQVVPEAVGEPAGRRLEAMAEELQRTDPDLEVRTVERGGTPDEVLVSIADETDAAMIVLGESHTGVFARAVTGSTEAEVTQHAGRPVVVVRGEEPPPDGPVILGADGTEQSAQAAGFAFDFAARHGRVVHAVHAARLSIWGPASEPLLGGPVMDPVQPIPQEIADQLVEQQLKPWRERYPEVPVEIVHGVGPTAQALTVQSSEAALLVLGRSDHGSLRRLLLGSVSDDALHHAHCPVAVVRS; via the coding sequence ATGTCGCACGCACAGCAGGGAAACGGCCCCGTGGTGACCGGATTCGACGGCTCGCCGGAGGCCCGCCGGGCCGTCGCCTGGGCGGTCGCCGAGGCGAAGACCCGCGGACGCGGTCTGGTGCTGGCGTACTGCATCAAGGACCGGTTGCCACCGCCGGGTTCCGACCCCGTCGCAGCCCCGCTCACGCAGGTCGTCCCGGAGGCCGTCGGCGAACCCGCGGGACGGCGACTGGAAGCCATGGCCGAGGAACTCCAGCGCACCGATCCGGACCTCGAAGTCCGGACCGTCGAGCGCGGAGGGACCCCCGACGAGGTGCTTGTGTCGATCGCCGACGAGACGGACGCGGCGATGATCGTGCTCGGCGAATCCCACACCGGGGTGTTCGCCCGCGCCGTGACCGGCTCGACCGAAGCCGAGGTCACCCAGCATGCCGGACGGCCGGTGGTCGTCGTCCGTGGTGAGGAGCCCCCGCCCGACGGGCCGGTGATCCTCGGCGCCGACGGCACTGAGCAGAGCGCGCAGGCGGCCGGGTTCGCGTTCGACTTCGCGGCGAGGCACGGCCGGGTCGTGCACGCGGTCCACGCGGCGCGGCTCTCCATCTGGGGGCCCGCGAGCGAACCGCTGCTCGGCGGTCCGGTGATGGATCCGGTCCAGCCGATCCCCCAGGAGATCGCGGACCAGCTCGTCGAGCAGCAGCTCAAGCCTTGGCGGGAGCGCTATCCGGAGGTGCCGGTGGAGATCGTGCACGGCGTCGGGCCGACGGCGCAGGCGCTGACCGTGCAGTCCAGCGAGGCGGCGTTGCTGGTCCTCGGCCGCAGCGACCACGGGAGCCTTCGGCGCCTGTTGCTGGGCTCGGTCAGCGATGACGCGCTCCACCACGCCCACTGCCCGGTGGCGGTGGTGCGCTCTTAG
- a CDS encoding SGNH/GDSL hydrolase family protein: MRPSRRFRAGLAALAAGIAVTAVAIPAEAARLEYVALGDSAAAGPLVPNQDPNLLCLRSDHDYPALAAKALGAELTDVSCSGAVTADLTNRRFGILAPQLDALKLSTGLVSITMGANDSGLFQQALSCINLLPEPAGLSCADRLTAGGKDPLGDSIRAWAPKFGAALDEIRVRAPHAKILVTGYGTYVRHNGCYPVQPVWARDANYLQSVMDLISSTARKQAEARGATFVDFAALTVGHDICAAPRDRYLEGLIPAHAAAPLHPNAQGMAVFGAAIARAAG; the protein is encoded by the coding sequence ATGAGGCCGAGCAGGCGGTTCAGGGCGGGTTTGGCGGCTTTGGCGGCGGGGATCGCGGTGACCGCGGTGGCGATTCCGGCGGAGGCGGCCAGGTTGGAGTACGTCGCCCTCGGCGATTCGGCCGCGGCCGGACCGCTCGTCCCGAACCAGGATCCCAATCTGCTGTGCCTGCGTTCGGATCACGACTACCCGGCTCTCGCCGCGAAGGCACTCGGGGCCGAACTGACCGACGTTTCGTGTTCGGGAGCGGTGACGGCCGATCTCACGAACCGGCGGTTCGGCATCCTCGCTCCGCAACTCGATGCGCTCAAGCTGTCGACGGGTTTGGTATCGATCACCATGGGCGCCAACGATTCCGGACTGTTCCAGCAGGCGCTCAGCTGCATCAACCTCCTGCCCGAACCGGCCGGGCTCTCGTGCGCGGACCGGCTCACCGCGGGCGGCAAGGACCCGCTGGGCGACTCGATCCGGGCGTGGGCCCCGAAATTCGGCGCCGCGCTCGACGAGATTCGAGTGCGGGCGCCGCACGCGAAGATCCTCGTCACCGGGTACGGCACCTACGTCCGGCACAACGGCTGCTACCCCGTGCAGCCGGTCTGGGCGCGGGACGCGAACTATCTGCAGAGCGTGATGGACCTGATCAGCTCCACCGCCCGGAAGCAGGCCGAGGCCCGCGGCGCCACGTTCGTCGACTTCGCCGCGCTCACCGTCGGACACGACATCTGCGCCGCCCCGCGCGATCGGTACCTCGAAGGCCTGATCCCGGCACACGCCGCGGCCCCGCTGCATCCGAACGCACAGGGGATGGCGGTGTTCGGCGCCGCGATCGCACGGGCGGCGGGCTGA
- a CDS encoding PucR family transcriptional regulator, with protein sequence MTGDKDPGFRIGGRPLAERLTEVLPSLAKTVLSEIVSRIPEYGLLPAEELSGDITHVIEQNLRSFIDTLRTGATPTREELDFLRESAARRAEEGIPIDIVLTAYHVGIQVVWASLTPDARPEEVADVLAVNALTLRYLEVVTPAVGAGYLDERQTMFDDERSARHTVLSALLDGDPADVAAGQAGLRLPPCYIVLAATVGAHPDEEANGVDPLVAGRRKLRRLRVELERQIRGTVLTSLTSEGGIALLPHETPADELSPHDWARLERVLTDVARTAGAEVIAGAAAAEPAGVPDAVKLAQDVLAVATGSGRPPRLYRLDDVLLEYQLSRPGPALDRLAARLEPLGGNEELLQTLETFLSRGGRRQTAAVLHVHPNTVDYRLRRIADLTGLDPTRLEHIALLSAALSARSAKGG encoded by the coding sequence GTGACGGGTGACAAAGATCCAGGATTCCGCATCGGCGGACGTCCGCTGGCGGAACGGCTGACCGAAGTCCTGCCGTCGCTCGCGAAGACGGTGCTCTCCGAGATCGTCTCCCGGATCCCGGAATACGGCCTGCTGCCAGCCGAGGAACTCAGCGGTGACATCACGCATGTGATCGAACAGAACCTGCGTTCGTTCATCGACACCCTGCGCACCGGGGCCACACCGACGCGAGAGGAACTCGACTTCCTCCGCGAATCGGCCGCCCGGCGCGCGGAAGAGGGTATCCCGATCGACATCGTGCTCACCGCCTATCACGTCGGCATCCAAGTCGTCTGGGCGTCGCTGACGCCGGACGCGCGCCCGGAGGAGGTCGCCGACGTCCTGGCCGTCAACGCGCTGACCCTGCGCTATCTCGAGGTGGTCACCCCCGCGGTCGGCGCGGGATATCTCGACGAACGCCAGACGATGTTCGACGACGAGCGTTCGGCACGGCACACGGTGCTGTCCGCCCTGCTCGACGGCGACCCCGCCGACGTCGCGGCCGGGCAGGCGGGCCTGCGCCTGCCACCGTGCTACATCGTCCTCGCCGCGACGGTCGGGGCGCATCCCGACGAGGAGGCCAACGGCGTCGATCCGCTGGTCGCCGGGCGCCGGAAGCTCCGGCGGCTGCGGGTCGAACTGGAGCGGCAGATCCGGGGCACCGTCCTGACCTCGCTCACCTCCGAGGGCGGTATCGCCCTGCTACCGCACGAAACCCCGGCCGACGAACTGTCCCCACACGACTGGGCGCGCCTGGAGCGGGTCCTCACCGACGTCGCCCGCACGGCGGGCGCGGAGGTCATCGCCGGAGCCGCCGCGGCCGAACCGGCCGGCGTGCCCGACGCGGTGAAGCTCGCGCAGGACGTGCTCGCGGTCGCCACCGGATCCGGGCGGCCGCCCCGGCTGTACCGGCTCGACGACGTGTTGCTCGAATACCAGCTTTCCCGCCCCGGTCCGGCCCTCGACAGGCTGGCCGCCCGGCTGGAACCGTTGGGCGGCAACGAAGAACTCCTTCAGACATTGGAGACCTTCCTCAGCCGTGGAGGGCGGCGGCAAACCGCCGCGGTCCTCCACGTCCATCCCAACACGGTCGACTACCGGCTGCGCCGGATCGCCGATCTCACCGGACTGGATCCCACCCGGCTCGAGCACATCGCCCTGCTGAGCGCGGCCCTTTCGGCCCGGTCCGCCAAAGGCGGCTGA